One Acidobacteriota bacterium genomic window carries:
- the mscL gene encoding large conductance mechanosensitive channel protein MscL encodes MWSEFKAFVMRGNVLDMAVGIIMGVAFGKVVTSLVNDVIMPPIGKLLGNVDFSNFFVTLSTQHFDTVADAKKAGVAAIAYGTFINTIIEFVIVAFAVFVLIKWVNRLMPKPAAAAPAPPSTKDCGYCKMSIPAAATRCPHCTSQLSAA; translated from the coding sequence ATGTGGAGTGAATTCAAAGCTTTCGTAATGCGGGGTAACGTGCTGGATATGGCAGTGGGAATCATCATGGGTGTTGCCTTTGGCAAAGTCGTCACCTCGCTGGTGAATGACGTCATCATGCCGCCCATCGGCAAGCTGCTGGGCAATGTCGATTTCTCGAATTTCTTTGTCACCCTTTCCACCCAGCATTTTGATACGGTAGCGGATGCCAAGAAGGCCGGAGTAGCCGCCATCGCCTATGGAACTTTTATTAACACCATTATCGAATTTGTGATCGTTGCCTTTGCCGTCTTCGTGCTCATCAAGTGGGTGAACCGATTGATGCCGAAGCCTGCCGCGGCGGCTCCTGCGCCTCCCTCGACGAAGGATTGCGGATATTGCAAGATGAGCATTCCGGCGGCAGCCACGCGTTGCCCGCACTGCACCTCGCAGCTTAGCGCAGCCTAG
- a CDS encoding PEGA domain-containing protein: MMLNLKEETQMRIGRPSRFFLAMAILALVCAQPVMAQTGKLKVRVTPRETYIYADGKPVVEARGHTVTLSAGEHKIGLYNYGYKPESRSVTIQAHKTTTIDVTMQAVPGTVSGPWGCITLEGAPRAAVLLNGTEPEVFFVGHGDEFDNEWVWKQELLVPPGKHELVVQARDRDPWTTTVDVQANQRVVVDAYKGVRKTVPWKRGEKMQSLPRFKAGMSSATVAVQKVTGQFSASPGQVKCGESAHLAWSSEGAGKTDLNGSAVAASGDQTIQPKQTTTYDFTAAGPGGVVKQSATVNVDSAIQASLSISPGEVRYHKVGDKVVEQGSATMSWSTTNAQVVSIDPLGTVEASGSKTLTPTPKKTDYGPVDETDTYTLHATNECGGSQTETATLHIVGLIEREHVEVTLSSIFFPTAWPDKRHAQDGLLSSQKAALDKLADTFVRHHEAQPESRLLLEAHADRRGSRGYNMQLSERRANIVKDYLVSKGVSADLIEIKAFGWTQNLSLAEVKKLESDNPSKPAQIRNWVTDRLAHNRRVDPVLEPDNLRPTPYYPHDASDSKILQMRGKPSLRTVRKSQ, from the coding sequence ATGATGTTAAACCTAAAGGAGGAAACTCAAATGCGTATTGGTCGGCCCAGCCGATTCTTCTTAGCCATGGCCATCCTGGCTCTGGTTTGCGCACAACCTGTGATGGCGCAAACGGGGAAGCTCAAGGTCCGGGTCACTCCCCGGGAGACTTACATTTATGCCGACGGAAAACCTGTCGTGGAAGCGAGAGGACACACCGTTACTCTCTCGGCGGGAGAACACAAGATCGGCTTGTACAACTATGGCTATAAGCCGGAATCCCGTAGCGTCACCATCCAGGCCCACAAGACGACCACAATCGACGTCACGATGCAAGCTGTTCCCGGCACGGTTTCGGGGCCGTGGGGCTGCATCACCCTGGAGGGCGCGCCACGTGCTGCCGTGCTGCTGAACGGTACCGAGCCCGAAGTCTTTTTTGTTGGTCACGGCGATGAATTTGACAACGAGTGGGTCTGGAAGCAGGAACTTCTCGTGCCCCCGGGCAAACATGAGTTGGTTGTCCAGGCCCGCGACCGTGACCCCTGGACAACAACCGTCGATGTTCAAGCCAACCAGCGCGTAGTGGTTGATGCCTATAAAGGTGTGCGCAAGACCGTACCCTGGAAGCGTGGAGAGAAGATGCAGTCACTGCCGCGGTTCAAGGCGGGAATGTCAAGCGCCACAGTGGCCGTTCAAAAGGTCACAGGCCAGTTTTCTGCCTCTCCGGGCCAGGTTAAATGTGGCGAATCGGCGCATCTGGCCTGGTCCTCAGAGGGGGCTGGGAAAACCGACCTCAATGGCTCCGCCGTGGCAGCCAGTGGCGACCAGACAATCCAGCCCAAGCAGACGACTACGTACGACTTCACGGCCGCAGGGCCGGGCGGGGTCGTAAAGCAAAGCGCAACTGTTAACGTCGATTCAGCCATCCAGGCTTCCCTCAGCATCAGCCCTGGCGAGGTTCGATACCACAAAGTGGGTGATAAAGTGGTCGAACAGGGTTCTGCCACGATGTCGTGGTCGACGACGAATGCACAGGTGGTGTCCATTGATCCCCTGGGTACTGTTGAGGCAAGCGGCAGCAAGACCCTGACTCCAACACCTAAAAAGACAGATTACGGTCCGGTAGACGAAACCGATACATATACCTTACATGCCACTAACGAATGTGGTGGATCTCAAACCGAGACTGCTACCCTGCACATCGTCGGGCTTATCGAGCGCGAGCACGTGGAAGTCACGCTCTCCAGCATCTTTTTCCCCACCGCCTGGCCTGATAAACGCCATGCCCAGGACGGCCTGTTGAGCAGCCAGAAGGCGGCCCTGGATAAGCTTGCAGACACCTTCGTCAGACACCATGAGGCCCAGCCTGAATCGCGACTCCTGCTGGAAGCTCACGCTGACCGCAGAGGATCGCGCGGCTACAACATGCAGCTCTCTGAACGACGCGCCAACATTGTCAAGGATTACCTGGTGAGTAAAGGCGTTTCGGCAGATCTGATTGAAATCAAGGCATTCGGTTGGACCCAGAACCTGAGTCTGGCCGAAGTGAAAAAACTTGAGTCGGACAATCCCAGTAAGCCTGCCCAAATCCGGAATTGGGTGACGGACCGGCTTGCTCACAACCGCCGCGTGGATCCCGTGCTCGAGCCCGATAATCTGCGACCCACGCCCTACTACCCGCACGATGCTTCCGATAGCAAGATCCTGCAGATGCGCGGAAAACCATCGTTGCGGACAGTCCGGAAAAGTCAATAG